From one Dermacentor andersoni chromosome 1, qqDerAnde1_hic_scaffold, whole genome shotgun sequence genomic stretch:
- the LOC126516791 gene encoding UPAR/Ly6 domain-containing protein bou-like has protein sequence MASMWWLLVTVATVMSSFLASVEAIYCHQCDSNQHLHCSELWDHSNSPEPTSCDNLYEANYCIKATGMYGGRIGTFRFCSSRDRGHYCDYVKRPGDDREYRACIYTCSGNGCNASAGLRPWAGGVVVLLFMVLARMSGPYMISE, from the exons ATGGCGTCGATGTGGTGGCTACTTGTAACGGTAGCGACGGTTATGAGTAGCTTCTTGGCATCAG TTGAAGCCATTTATTGCCATCAGTGCGACTCCAACCAACACCTGCACTGCTCGGAGCTGTGGGACCATAGCAACTCGCCAGAGCCAACAAGCTGCGACAACCTGTATGAGGCCAATTACTGCATCAAGGCCACAGGCATGTATGGGG GTCGCATTGGGACATTCCGGTTTTGTTCTTCTCGGGACCGGGGCCACTACTGTGATTATGTGAAACGGCCCGGAGATGACAGAGAATACCGAGCCTGTATCTACACATGCAGTGGTAACGGCTGCAATGCCTCTGCGGGACTTCGGCCTTGGGCTGGTGGTGTGGTTGTTTTGCTGTTCATGGTCCTTGCCCGG ATGTCAGGTCCATACATGATCAGCGAGTGA
- the LOC126516786 gene encoding N-terminal Xaa-Pro-Lys N-methyltransferase 1-B-like, with amino-acid sequence MSSAQHSDDFYNQGKAYWETIPATVDGMLGGYSEISSTDIHSSNRLLKQFRENKAAPLGRHRALDCGAGIGRITKHLLLPLFDTVDMVEQNQAFLDQARAYIGPESERVENLFCEGLQDFAPKEGYYDVIWCQWVTGHLTDADLVSFVQRCLRGLRENGIFVIKDNITQDSIDVDNRDGSITRPRQLILQLFEKAGAQVLADRKQYRFPKGLYEVRTFAMR; translated from the exons ATGTCATCGGCACAGCACTCGGACGACTTTTATAACCAGGGCAAGGCCTACTGGGAGACGATTCCAGCCACTGTAGACGGCATGCTGGGCGGGTACTCGGAGATCAGCAGCACAGACATCCACTCGTCAAACCGGTTGCTCAAGCAGTTTCGAGAG AACAAGGCAGCTCCACTGGGCAGGCATCGTGCACTGGACTGCGGCGCTGGCATAGGCCGCATCACCAAGCACTTGCTGCTGCCACTGTTCGACACCGTTGACATGGTGGAACAGAACCAGGCCTTTTTGGACCAAGCACGAGCTTACATCGGCCCTGAATCGGAGCGTGTTGAAAACCTTTTCTGCGAAG GTCTGCAGGATTTTGCCCCCAAGGAAGGTTACTATGATGTAATCTGGTGCCAGTGGGTGACTGGACATCTGACGGATGCTGACCTGGTGTCGTTTGTGCAGCGATGCCTCAGGGGCTTGCGTGAAAACGGCATTTTCGTTATCAAAGACAACATCACCCAAGACAGCATCGATGTTGACAACCGCGATGGAAGCATCACACGTCCCCGCCAGCTCATCCTGCAGCTCTTTGAAAAAGCTGGCGCCCAAGTGCTTGCTGACCGCAAGCAGTATCGTTTTCCCAAGGGCTTGTATGAAGTCAGGACGTTTGCCATGAGGTGA